One genomic window of Corticium candelabrum chromosome 9, ooCorCand1.1, whole genome shotgun sequence includes the following:
- the LOC134184825 gene encoding guanine nucleotide-binding protein G(o) subunit alpha-like isoform X1 — translation MGSCMSLTQDERKAKAHSEAIDRELQRGRREQDRTIKILLLGAGESGKSTVVKQMKIIHGDGFTKDELEGYRMTISDNLLSSMKVVLNGMGTLRISIGNSSNKEHAERVLASLEPYYPDGIMKPEVAESLRCLWSDGGVRTCVARAHEYQLNDSAKYFFDNMVRILSTNFTPNVDDVLRARVRTTGIIETNFRVGDVTYKMYDVGGQRSERRKWIQCFDDVKAVLFVCALSGYDMTLFEDGATNRLQESWTLFRAICNNRFFMKTSMILFLNKYDLFCEKLLHSDRHLRLYLPAYTGPDRDVDCAAQFIEDEFRSLNQNPNKVLYCHFTTATDTSNIHIVFNVVLDTIVKENLEAAQLL, via the exons ATGGGCTCGTGCATGAGCTTGACTCAAGACGAGCGCAAGGCGAAGGCACACTCGGAGGCCATCGATCGTGAACTGCAGCGAGGCAGAAGGGAGCAAGACCGTACAATCAAGATTCTCTTGTTAG GTGCTGGCGAGTCAGGAAAGAGCACTGTTGTCAAGCAGATGAAGATTATTCACGGAGATGGCTTTACTAAGGACGAACTAGAAGGCTATCGG ATGACCATCAGTGACAATTTGTTGAGCTCAATGAAGGTAGTGTTGAACGGTATGGGCACACTGAGAATCTCGATCGGAAATTCGAGCAATAAG GAACATGCTGAGAGAGTTTTAGCTTCACTGGAACCGTACTATCCAGACGGTATAATGAAACCAGAGGTTGCAGAGTCACTGCGATGTCTGTGGTCAGATGGAGGTGTTCGAACGTGTGTTGCAAGAGCTCACGAATATCAGCTCAATGATTCTGCTAAATA TTTCTTTGATAACATGGTCAGGATATTGTCTACTAATTTTACACCTAATGTCGATGATGTTCTAAGGGCTCGTGTTCGGACGACAGGCATCATAGAGACAAACTTCAGAGTGGGAGATGTTACATACAA GATGTATGATGTTGGTGGCCAGAGATCTGAAAGACGGAAGTGGATTCAG tGTTTCGATGATGTGAAGGCagtattgtttgtatgtgcacTGAGTGGATATGATATGACTCTGTTTGAAGATGGAGCGACA AATCGACTTCAGGAGAGTTGGACTTTGTTTAGAGCCATTTGCAACAATCGATTTTTCATGAAAACGTCTATG ATATTATTCCTGAACAAGTACGATTTATTTTGTGAGAAATTGCTGCACTCTGATCGACATCTACGGTTATACTTGCCAGCTTACACAG GACCTGATAGAGATGTTGATTGTGCTGCTCAGTTTATTGAGGACGAGTTTCGCAGCTTGAATCAGAACCCAAACAAAGTCTTGTATTGTCACTTCACGACAGCTACAGACACCTCAAATATTCACATCGTATTTAATGTAGTACTGGACACCATAGTGAAAGAGAACTTGGAGGCTGCTCAGCTTCTCTAA
- the LOC134184827 gene encoding UBA-like domain-containing protein 1, which yields MDALRENVMINQLSHVAGCSLEESRQLLVAANWQFEAALSLFLQEESIPRRGRGTMTVPANTPETPPCFPEALMAFAKLRAGETMSSSSHAHQTTAGSTSAAAGGSSSQNESRPKRCQARSTVTNY from the exons ATGGACGCACTGAGAGAGAACGTGATGATCAACCAACTAAGCCACGTCGCTGGCTGTTCGTTAGAAGAGTCGAGGCAGCTTCTTGTTGCTGCCAACTGGCAATTCGAG GCTGCGTTGAGTCTGTTCCTACAAGAAGAGTCAATACCTAGAAGAGGCAGAGGAACG ATGACAGTACCAGCTAATACTCCCGAAACTCCGCCCTGTTTCCCAGAAGCTTTGATGGCATTTGCGAAACTGAGAGCGGGAGAGACAATGAGCAGCAGTTCTCATGCTCACCAAACTACAGCTGGCAGTACGTCTGCGGCGGCTGGAGGTTCTAGTAGTCAGAACGAGTCTCGTCCGAAGCGCTGTCAAGCAAGATCGACTGTCACCAACTACTAG
- the LOC134184259 gene encoding uncharacterized protein LOC134184259, whose product MLRSGCLHFRWFHSLCVYRNWLSFRCTFPILHVKPQMAESLPISFVQRRFFGMDEVLLQLGKRALDKTVDIAFDKSVDKVPKLVGSFSRKSKPAISTHALLPVIPSPFIKRPDAMNCINRFYEESVEEQKTSKRSYPVITSLTGPPGCGKSLLANGFARVYGKSFDIVGWIDAFDEVTTIRTLRDIARQLNKEDLERVDFKHSGKGIDNTRRDKLLDLGAFLRRELAQKRNWLLIIDDLTSAASLEDCLPIMGGDSNSAWGSGLVLVTSRDNLLPERDSTVVRNFDMSETFKMSDIEVVEMLEKLSGIENMQKEAILLANKLCRLPLSLASAGFYIRDARNSKVDYGFNHYIDDYDKEIKYVTTHVPSSNYTVNMQFQQFVGHRRYGQEYEKLLMLLACTNNWKNSIPLSIVAQVLGRHPRTLRVSYMRENRLIEECSLLQRENSSQHDSSLKVTEGYKGEITDDNVVSVRLYHQLAHAAAKEEFGLKEQSEDTVDPKLHKRLCQTVADTISALNNGYLDSFQFESASALATKRLMVPLIEAFLQVADQLKVDLHLLDKALAYGTLGDGLSTFRDPDQGKDLLEKANSLLDEEVLKGTIELNAVRLRTLLGVAYRRLGKAEECIHELGRAINMLKDSRQSLDDLDSQLLYGDTHFNLGVAHADLGEYKRAQELLEKALNTFEKALKLTRQEQEQINELDSAINSKIARCLSKIGMTKRKQVLDDLGRNDFERALEIQRSLQSPDIAFTYGNFAIMYQDAGTAEDLQTSEEYMELALEEERKHYGDMHMSVAITKSLLSVTLRRQGNMKEALEFAEEAYDISQCVYGHVKDFHPGVAKCLSAVALTKRDLGQLDQAQAMFLESWKINEHIYGSLHHKVVTQMNSLASVYRHMGLPKKAEKLLLETLKLSEEIQSKEQKARSHRILGHVYEMLDQQCEAGKHWKCALDIYQTFQEKLRGFTRTSQAYICRAHLAYLSTDLNNCYSAEQTFQALLEPYGESGGRTSNAEMAHVRYMFGKLKLHSKQYENAIKIFGQVIKEQENLLGEEHPRLVVTLTALSAAQVGLYQEKGDSQNLDLADQYLNKAENIVQQSFQDRLLAARVHSNKGHVLCHRYKMNNSKGKEAVMAIAEFDKALEICEKFLSRDSRRYAQSLVGKARATYSIEKNHAMRHAQEARDIFKQIRSRMMVTEDDAPRKLSIDSDLEELDRLISDISCLIRVH is encoded by the exons ATGTTGCGCTCTGGATGTCTTCACTTCAGGTGGTTCCATTCGCTGTGTGTCTACCGCAATTGGCTTTCATTTCGCTGCACTTTTCCTATTCTGCATGTCAAGCCTCAGATGGCGGAATCTTTACCAATCTCGTTTGTTCAACGACGGTTTTTCGGTATGGACGAGGTACTTTTGCAGTTAGGGAAACGGGCTCTTGATAAAACTGTCGACATAGCTTTTGACAAATCTGTTGACAAAGTCCCTAAACTGGTGGGATCGTTTTCTAGAAAGTCGAAACCTGCAATATCTACTCATGCCCTTCTTCCTGTAATTCCATCTCCTTTCATTAAACGTCCAGATGCCATGAATTGTATCAATAGATTTTATGAAGAATCGGTGGAAGAACAGAAGACCTCAAAAAGGTCTTATCCTGTGATCACATCTTTGACTGGCCCGCCAGGCTGTGGAAAATCTCTGTTGGCTAACGGATTTGCACGTGTGTATGGAAAGTCCTTTGATATAGTAGGCTGGATTGATGCTTTCGACGAAGTCACAACCATCAGGACTCTCCGAGATATTGCTCGACAACTAAATAAAGAAGACTTGGAACGTGTGGACTTCAAGCATTCTGGCAAGGGCATTGACAACACAAGGCGGGATAAACTTCTAGACTTGGGGGCATTTCTTCGACGTGAACTAGCTCAGAAACGCAACTGGCTTCTGATCATAGATGATCTTACCTCAGCAGCTTCTCTAGAGGATTGTCTTCCTATTATGGGTGGAGACTCTAATTCTGCTTGGGGTTCAGGTTTGGTACTGGTCACAAGTAGGGACAACCTCTTACCTGAACGCGATTCTACAGTTGTCAGAAATTTTGACATGAGTGAAACGTTTAAAATGAGTGACATAGAGGTTGTGGAAATGCTGGAGAAACTAAGTGGCATAGAGAATATGCAAAAGGAAGCAATTTTGCTTGCAAACAAACTTTGTAGGCTTCCTTTGTCTCTTGCAAG TGCTGGATTTTACATACGTGACGCACGAAACAGTAAAGTTGACTATGGATTTAATCACTACATTGATGATTATGACAAAGAAATCAAGTATGTGACAACACATGTACCAAGTTCCAATTATACAGTCAACATGCAATTCCAGCAATTTGTCGGACATCGTCGGTATGGACAAGAG TATGAAAAACTATTGATGCTGTTAGCATGTACCAACAACTGGAAGAATTCTATTCCGTTATCTATTGTTGCACAGGTCCTTGGACGTCATCCCAGGACTCTAAGAGTTTCATATATGAGAGAGAATAGACTGATTGAGGAGTGCTCTTTGCTACAAAGAGAAAATTCTTCTCAACATGACAGCAGCCTTAAAGTAACAGAGGGATATAAGGGAGAGATCACTGATGACAATGTGGTCAGTGTGCGATTGTATCATCAGCTTGCACACGCAGCGGCTAAGGAAGAATTTGGCTTGAAAGAACAATCGGAGGACACAGTAGACCCAAAGTTGCACAAACGTTTGTGTCAAACTGTTGCTGACACTATCAGTGCATTGAACAATGGATATCTAGACTCTTTCCAATTTGAATCTGCTTCAGCTTTGGCAACAAAGCGCTTAATGGTACCGCTAATTGAAGCATTTTTACAG GTTGCTGATCAACTGAAGGTTGATCTACACTTGCTTGATAAAGCCTTGGCTTATGGGACACTAGGAGATGGTCTCTCTACATTCAGAGATCCGGATCAGGGCAAAGACCTGTTAGAAAAAGCTAACTCATTGCTAGATGAGGAAGTCTTGAAAGGTACCATTGAATTGAATGCAGTGAGGCTAAGAACTTTGTTAGGAGTTGCTTACAG GCGTTTGGGAAAGGCAGAAGAATGTATTCATGAACTGGGAAGAGCTATTAACATGCTGAAAGATTCTCGTCAGTCACTCGATGATTTGGACAGTCAACTTCTTTATGGTGATACTCATTTTAACTTGGGTGTGGCTCACGCTGATCTTGGCGAGTATAAGCGTGCACAAGAGCTGTTGGAGAAAGCACTCAACACATTTGAGAAGGCACTAAAACTAACTAGACAAGAGCAGGAACAGATAAATGAGCTTGACAGTGCAATCAACAGCAAGATCGCTCGATGCTTAAGCAAGATTGGAATGACGAAACGTAAGCAAGTTTTAGATGATCTTGGAAGAAATGATTTTGAGAGGGCTTTGGAAATACAAAGGAGTTTGCAGTCTCCTGACATTGCATTTACGTATGGTAATTTTGCAATTATGTATCAAGATGCAGGTACTGCTGAAGATTTACAAACTAGTGAGGAATATATGGAGCTGGCacttgaagaagaaagaaagcaCTATGGTGACATGCACATGTCAGTTGCCATAACCAAATCTCTTTTGAGTGTGACACTGAGACGTCAAGGCAACATGAAGGAAGCTCTAGAATTTGCTGAGGAAGCTTATGATATAAGTCAATGTGTTTATGGTCACGTTAAAGATTTTCATCCTGGTGTTGCGAAGTGCTTATCAGCTGTTGCTTTGACAAAACGAGATCTTGGACAGCTTGATCAGGCACAAGCCATGTTTCTTGAATCTTGGAAGATCAATGAACATATCTATGGTTCTCTGCACCACAAAGTTGTCACTCAAATGAATTCTCTTGCTTCAGTGTACCGACATATGGGTTTGCCCAAGAAAGCTGAGAAACTATTACTAGAGACTTTGAAACTATCTGAAGAAATACAAAGCAAAGAACAGAAAG CAAGAAGCCACCGCATCTTGGGGCATGTCTATGAAATGCTTGACCAACAGTGTGAAGCAGGTAAACACTGGAAGTGTGCACTTGACATTTATCAGACCTTTCAGGAGAAATTGAGAGGTTTCACTCGTACATCTCAG GCTTATATTTGTCGAGCACATCTGGCGTACCTCAGTACGGATCTTAACAACTGTTACAGTGCAGAGCAAACTTTCCAAGCATTGCTTGAACCTTATGGCGAAAGTGGTGGCAGAACTTCTAATGCTGAAATGGCTCATGTACGTTACATGTTTGGAAAACTAAAATTACACTCCAAGCAGTATGAAAACGCTATTAAAATATTCGGGCAGGTGATTAAAGAGCAGGAAAACTTACTAGGTGAGGAACATCCTCGTCTTGTGGTGACTCTAACTGCTCTTTCAGCAGCACAAGTGGGTTTGTATCAAGAGAAAGGTGATTCACAGAATCTTGATTTGGCAGATCAATACCTAAACAAAGCTGAGAATATTGTTCAACAATCATTTCAAGATAGGTTATTAGCCGCTAGGGTTCATTCTAACAAAGGACACGTGCTGTGTCATCGCTACAAAATGAACAATTCAAAGGGAAAAGAAGCAGTAATGGCCATTGCTGAGTTTGACAAAGCTTTGGAAATCTGTGAGAAGTTTCTTTCAAGAGATAGCCGCAGGTATGCTCAGAGTCTGGTTGGTAAAGCCAGAGCTACATATTCTATTGAGAAGAACCATGCAATGAGGCATGCTCAAGAAGCCAGAGACATTTTTAAACAAATAAGGTCTAGAATGATGGTCACTGAAGATGATGCACCACGAAAATTATCTATAGACAGTGATTTGGAGGAATTAGACAGGCTGATTTCCGACATCAGCTGTTTAATCAGggttcattga
- the LOC134184824 gene encoding forkhead box protein J1-like: MASVRRRNSSDEFASSPDSERWTLSDSDSESTVDEMMDDSLTSLQWLQNMQFHLDVSENTLDGCEDKTGESQQLPGCAATAVQVNANTPTTGTTTITGQNGSGRNEDVDYRTNAHLKPPYSYATLICMAMKATNQTKITLSCIYKWIMENFMYYRKADPGWQNSIRHNLSLNKCFIKVARTKDDPGKGGYWKINPDYEDSFENGVFKRRRHSSGVKSTSSSDHAASPKSASRKTSRSCRDRERNARCGFGTSPHGKFASSKRKVAANGAVDVKRVREEEVVMDGADIEDAIGVLKGELSWSSILELPTSCTGLTEHVPPLDTPIMDSEMSVFPSMSLASSLPVERFQSSCGSPITTFTPPASVSSVDGCDQPTFDIPVKLEPVDCDSLTCTVFLPTSLPPSPSPFEHPWAEQRTATPFDFDKMLRGSQMQAVQVPQGLPSFDACGWNVLYQHCC; encoded by the exons ATGGCCTCTGTACGACGACGAAACTCGTCCGACGAGTTTGCCAGTTCGCCCGACAGCGAACGTTGGACTCTGAGCGACAGCGACAGCGAATCGACTGTGGACGAAATGATGGACGACAGTCTGACTAGTCTACAGTGGCTACAAAACATGCAGTTTCACTTAGACGTGAGTGAAAACACTCTCGACGGCTGTGAGGACAAGACAGGAGAATCACAACAGCTACCAGGCTGTGCTGCCACGGCTGTACAAGTCAACGCAAACACGCCCACCACCGGCACGACGACCATTACAGGACAAAACGGCTCTGGCCGCAATGAAGACGTCGACTACAGGACGAATGCGCATCTCAAGCCGCCTTACTCGTATGCGACACTGATCTGCATGGCCATGAAAGCGACCAACCAGACGAAGATAACATTGAGTTGCATATACAAATGGATCATGGAAAATTTCATGTATTACCGCAAAGCGGACCCTGGCTGGCAG AATTCGATCAGGCACAACCTGTCACTCAACAAATGCTTCATCAAGGTCGCAAGGACGAAAGACGATCCAGGAAAAGGCGGATACTGGAAGATCAATCCCGACTACGAGGACTCGTTCGAGAACGGCGTCTTCAAGCGCAGACGCCACAGCAGCGGTGTCAAATCGACAAGCAGCAGTGATCACGCTGCATCACCTAAGAGCGCGTCTCGTAAGACGTCACGAAGTTGTCGAGACCGCGAGAGGAATGCGAGGTGTGGCTTTGGGACATCCCCACACGGTAAATTCGCGTCTTCCAAACGAAAGGTCGCCGCTAACGGTGCGGTCGACGTCAAACGTGTTAGAGAGGAGGAAGTCGTAATGGACGGTGCAGACATCGAGGACGCGATTGGTGTTCTAAAGGGAGAGCTAAGCTGGTCATCTATTCTTGAACTGCCCACCTCGTGTACTGGTCTGACGGAGCACGTGCCACCACTTGACACGCCTATAATGGATAGCGAAATGTCAGTTTTTCCCAGCATGTCTTTAGCCTCATCTCTTCCTGTAGAGCGATTTCAATCCTCTTGTGGAAGTCCCATCACGACGTTCACACCTCCGGCATCTGTGAGTTCAGTCGACGGCTGCGACCAGCCCACCTTTGACATACCTGTCAAATTGGAGCCGGTCGACTGCGACAGTCTCACTTGCACTGTCTTTCTACCAACGAGTCTGCCGCCATCTCCGTCTCCTTTCGAGCATCCATGGGCCGAACAGCGAACTGCGACGCCGTTCGATTTCGATAAGATGCTGAGAGGGTCGCAAATGCAAGCAGTTCAAGTACCGCAAGGTCTGCCCTCATTTGACGCTTGCGGTTGGAACGTCTTATATCAACATTGCTGTTAG
- the LOC134184823 gene encoding WW domain-binding protein 11-like, which yields MGRRSTATTKSGKYMNPTDQARKEARRRELKKNKKQRQLVRDAVLRSKNVRELCSDLDKLEEMELGLRESEVSNEKAVKEKKKRTSDTLLKILKFYEKNDRHQYVEAKKLYEDSENKRRKLREEVFKPYGSTGQQELEAICLPDIPLPPETPGTTLAPSDIPLPEEHKPEPLPAGLTPPGPPPGPIPERARRIPDSLQPELPDSDHTPKGILKQQSHEYDSQSSSGSDSGNSSDEEEEKSGEPQPKRSVRFAPDENETSKTPTTSEVTTNASGPDKLEAVKTGTPTDIQPTPALPMAQHFQSTMPYPPMLPPSVISNPPVMPLQFRPPPPRDMFPPPPPPPPGPLQFMPGQPPPHLPHMGIPPPMPPSFGRGIQPPPPPPGVTAQQPIHTSQPSAVLSAPPVLTGSSSYDSGGKDGATISAEPQLRNTQAEVTKFMPTSLRIRRDQPRLSKPRPKAMPIRPMKTGEGQKAAVSSVTKDDAYTQFMKEMEGLM from the exons ATGGGGAGGCGTTCGACGGCGACGACGAAGAGCGGAAAGTACATGAATCCGACCGACCAAGCTC GGAAAGAGGCGAGAAGAAGAGAACTGAAAAAG AACAAGAAGCAACGTCAGCTTGTCAGAGATGCTGTACTGCGCAGCAAGAATGTCAGAGAGCTTTGCAGTGATCTAGACAAACTAGAGGAAATGG AGCTTGGTCTCAGAGAGTCAGAGGTGTCTAATGAGAAGGCGGtcaaagaaaaaaagaaaCGGACGTCTGACACATTGTTAAAAATCTTGAAATTCtat GAGAAGAATGATAGACATCAATATGTCGAAGCAAAGAA ATTATATGAAGACTCTGAAAACAAACGGAGAAAGTTACGAGAAGAGGTTTTTAAACCATATG GCTCCACAGGTCAGCAG GAATTAGAAGCGATCTGTTTGCCTGATATTCCACTTCCTCCTG AAACTCCTGGGACAACACTAGCTCCCAGTGATATTCCGCTTCCTGAAGAACACAAACCTGa GCCTTTACCAGCTGGTCTGACTCCACCAGGTCCACCTCCAGGACCTATCCCAGAGAGAGCTAGAAGAATTCCCGATTCCCTTCAGCCAGAACTACCAGACAGTGACCATACTCCAAAAGGAATCTTGAAGCAGCAAAGTCATGAATATGATTCCCAGTCGTCAAGTGGTAGTGATAGCGGAAACAGCAGTGATGAAGAGGAAGAGAAGAGTGGAGAGCCTCAACCGAAGAGGTCAGTACGGTTTGCTCCCGATGAGAATgaaacatcaaagacaccaaCTACCTCAGAGGTCACTACCAATGCCAGTGGTCCAGATAAACTCGAGGCAGTAAAGACCGGAACTCCTACAGATATACAACCTACTCCAGCTCTACCAATGGCACAGCATTTCCAATCGACAATGCCATACCCACCAATGTTGCCTCCTAGTGTCATCTCTAATCCACCAGTCATGCCACTACAGTTCAGACCTCCACCTCCG AGAGATATgtttcctcctcctcctcctccccctcctGGACCACTGCAATTCATGCCTGGTCAACCACCACCTCACCTACCACATATGGGAATACCACCACCAATGCCACCATCATTCGGTCGAGGTATCCAACCACCTCCACCTCCCCCAG GAGTAACAGCACAACAACCTATACATACATCTCAACCGAGTGCTGTGCTGAGTGCACCGCCAGTTCTGACTGGATCTTCATCGTATGATTCTGGTGGAAAAGATGGTGCGACAATATCTGCTGAACCTCAACTAAGGAACACTCAAGCAGAGGTTACAAAATTTATGCCTACATCTCTAAGAATTAGAAGAGATCAACCGAGACTGTCAAAGCCGAGGCCGAAGGCCATGCCTATTCGACCGATGAAGACTGGAGAAGGACAAAAGGCAGCAGTCAGTTCCGTTACCAAAGATGATGCTTATACTCAATTTATGAAGGAAATGGAAGGACTTATGTAA
- the LOC134184825 gene encoding guanine nucleotide-binding protein G(o) subunit alpha-like isoform X2, whose translation MKIIHGDGFTKDELEGYRMTISDNLLSSMKVVLNGMGTLRISIGNSSNKEHAERVLASLEPYYPDGIMKPEVAESLRCLWSDGGVRTCVARAHEYQLNDSAKYFFDNMVRILSTNFTPNVDDVLRARVRTTGIIETNFRVGDVTYKMYDVGGQRSERRKWIQCFDDVKAVLFVCALSGYDMTLFEDGATNRLQESWTLFRAICNNRFFMKTSMILFLNKYDLFCEKLLHSDRHLRLYLPAYTGPDRDVDCAAQFIEDEFRSLNQNPNKVLYCHFTTATDTSNIHIVFNVVLDTIVKENLEAAQLL comes from the exons ATGAAGATTATTCACGGAGATGGCTTTACTAAGGACGAACTAGAAGGCTATCGG ATGACCATCAGTGACAATTTGTTGAGCTCAATGAAGGTAGTGTTGAACGGTATGGGCACACTGAGAATCTCGATCGGAAATTCGAGCAATAAG GAACATGCTGAGAGAGTTTTAGCTTCACTGGAACCGTACTATCCAGACGGTATAATGAAACCAGAGGTTGCAGAGTCACTGCGATGTCTGTGGTCAGATGGAGGTGTTCGAACGTGTGTTGCAAGAGCTCACGAATATCAGCTCAATGATTCTGCTAAATA TTTCTTTGATAACATGGTCAGGATATTGTCTACTAATTTTACACCTAATGTCGATGATGTTCTAAGGGCTCGTGTTCGGACGACAGGCATCATAGAGACAAACTTCAGAGTGGGAGATGTTACATACAA GATGTATGATGTTGGTGGCCAGAGATCTGAAAGACGGAAGTGGATTCAG tGTTTCGATGATGTGAAGGCagtattgtttgtatgtgcacTGAGTGGATATGATATGACTCTGTTTGAAGATGGAGCGACA AATCGACTTCAGGAGAGTTGGACTTTGTTTAGAGCCATTTGCAACAATCGATTTTTCATGAAAACGTCTATG ATATTATTCCTGAACAAGTACGATTTATTTTGTGAGAAATTGCTGCACTCTGATCGACATCTACGGTTATACTTGCCAGCTTACACAG GACCTGATAGAGATGTTGATTGTGCTGCTCAGTTTATTGAGGACGAGTTTCGCAGCTTGAATCAGAACCCAAACAAAGTCTTGTATTGTCACTTCACGACAGCTACAGACACCTCAAATATTCACATCGTATTTAATGTAGTACTGGACACCATAGTGAAAGAGAACTTGGAGGCTGCTCAGCTTCTCTAA
- the LOC134184187 gene encoding elongator complex protein 3, with translation MGKPKKNPGGASREELMARTVSDIIRQLIEAHEQGKDVNLNRLKTQMSSKYGLSSQPRLVDIIAAVPPAYKSALVPKLKAKPVRTASGIAVVAVMCKPHRCPHINMTGNICVYCPGGPDSDFEYSTQSYTGYEPTSMRAIRARYNPYVQTKHRLEQLKQIGHNVDKVEFIVMGGTFMCLPDDYRDYFIRNLHDALSGHTSCSVDEAVNYSERSKTKCIGITIETRPDYCLKKHLSSMLSYGCTRLEIGVQSVYEDVARDTNRGHTVRAVCESFQLSKDAGFKVVSHLMPDLPNVGFERDIEGFIEFFENPAFRADGLKVYPTLVIRGTGLYELWKTGRYKSYPPDVLVDLVARILALVPPWTRVYRVQRDIPMPLVTSGVEHGNLRELALARMKDFGTQCRDVRTREVGIQEIHHKVKPYEIELIRRDYTANGGWETFLSYEDPEQDILVGLLRLRKCSDQTFRSELKGRCSIVRELHVYGSVVPVSTRDPVKFQHQGFGMLLMEEAERIALEEHGSNKIAVISGVGTRNYYRKLGYELEGCYMTKSLLLVNSSGAV, from the exons ATGGGCAAGCCAAAGAAAAACC CTGGTGGAGCTTCGCGTGAAGAACTGATGGCAAGGACAGTATCAGATATCATTCGCCAGCTTATTGAAGCACACGAGCAGGGTAAAGATGTAAATTTGAACAG ATTGAAAACTCAAATGTCAAGTAAATACGGCTTGTCATCTCAGCCCAGATTGGTAGATATCATAGCTGCTGTACCGCCTGCTTATAAGAGTGCACTGGTACCTAAGTTGAAGGCTAAACCTGTACGAACAGCATCAGGG ATCGCCGTGGTTGCTGTTATGTGTAAACCTCATCGATGTCCTCACATTAACATGACTGGAAACATCTGCGT CTACTGTCCTGGTGGGCCTGACTCAGACTTTGAATATTCTACGCAGTCATACACAGGATAtgaa CCAACATCTATGCGAGCCATCAGAGCAAGATATAATCCTTACGTTCAGACCAAGCACAGATTAGAACAG ttGAAGCAAATTGGACATAATGTTGACAAGGTGGAATTTATTGTGATGGGAGGAACATTTATGTGCCTACCCGACGACTATAGAGACTATTTCATTAGGAATCTTCATGATGCTTTGTCAGGACATACAAGTTGCTCTGTAGATGAAGCAGTCAA ctaTTCTGAAAGAAGCAAGACAAAATGCATTGGGATAACAATTGAAACTCGACCAGATTATTGTTTAAAGAAGCATCTCAG TTCGATGTTAAGCTATGGATGCACTCGCTTGGAGATTGGAGTACAGAGTGTGTATGAAGATGTAGCAAGAGACACTAATAG AGGCCACACAGTTCGTGCTGTTTGTGAGTCTTTTCAGTTGTCTAAAGATGCAGGATTTAAA GTCGTTTCTCACTTGATGCCTGATCTTCCAAATGTTGGATTtgaaagagacattgaaggatTTATT GAATTCTTTGAAAATCCTGCGTTTCGTGCTGATGGCCTAAAAGTTTATCCAACTTTGGTTATTAGAGGAACTG GTCTTTATGAATTGTGGAAGACAGGAAGATACAAGAGTTATCCTCCAGATGTTCTCGTTGATTTGGTTGCGCGGATACTTGCTCTGGTGCCACCATGGACAAGAGTGTACAGAGTGCAAAG AGACATTCCCATGCCTCTTGTGACATCAGGAGTTGAGCATGGTAATCTGAGAGAGTTGGCTCTTGCCAGAATGAAAGACTTTGGAACTCAG TGTCGTGATGTGAGAACAAGAGAGGTTGGGATTCAGGAAATTCACCATAAAGTGAAACCTTATGAAATTGAGTTGATAAGAAGAGATTACACTGCTAATGGAGGCTGGGAAACGTTTTTGTCATATGAAGATCCAGAACAAG ACATTCTGGTTGGATTATTGAGGCTTCGAAAATGTTCTGACCAAACCTTTAGATCAGAATTGAAAGGACGTTGCTCAATTGTCAGAGAGCTGCATGT ATATGGCAGCGTTGTTCCAGTAAGTACACGTGATCCTGTCAAGTTTCAACATCAG GGTTTTGGAATGTTACTGATGGAAGAGGCAGAAAGAATAGCTCTCGAAGAACATGGTTCAAACAAAATTGCTGTGATATCAG GTGTTGGGACAAGAAACTACTATCGTAAACTGGGCTATGAACTAGAGGGTTGTTACATGACCAAAAGTTTGTTATTAGTTAATAGCAGTGGTGCagtttaa